The following coding sequences are from one Mycolicibacterium aichiense window:
- a CDS encoding acetoacetate decarboxylase family protein — protein sequence MSVNAVRYGPRPPAARVDHEIDATKAPIATEAVTVTYLTDPEIVAAVLPKPLEPAAEPLVRVQLQRVQIEGRPPFGSAVFSVTARHGDIDGDYPLFMPQSTEQSVTGGRETFGEPKKLADIRVDRDADDVTAIVARLGYPLVTVRGRVTGPAELPPDQVNTEFYFKFLRAPDGDGITDPHLVYGEYHRHYELLEDIDGTIELGESPLDPVADIVVRQLRSITWCRRRTVQVGRIAGRVPAEWLLPYVHQRYDDVALLAAPRPEPTRV from the coding sequence ATGAGCGTCAACGCCGTTCGCTATGGTCCCCGTCCGCCAGCCGCGCGCGTCGATCACGAGATCGACGCGACCAAGGCGCCGATCGCCACCGAGGCGGTCACCGTCACCTATCTCACCGACCCGGAGATCGTCGCTGCGGTCCTGCCCAAGCCGCTCGAACCGGCGGCCGAACCCCTGGTCCGCGTCCAGTTGCAGCGGGTCCAGATCGAGGGTCGACCGCCGTTCGGGTCGGCGGTGTTCTCGGTGACCGCCCGGCACGGCGACATCGACGGCGACTACCCGTTGTTCATGCCGCAGTCCACCGAACAATCCGTCACCGGTGGACGCGAAACCTTCGGTGAGCCAAAGAAGTTGGCCGACATCCGAGTGGACCGCGATGCCGACGATGTCACCGCGATCGTCGCCCGGCTGGGTTATCCCCTCGTCACGGTGCGCGGGCGGGTCACTGGTCCGGCGGAGTTGCCGCCCGACCAGGTGAACACCGAGTTCTACTTCAAGTTCCTGCGCGCTCCCGACGGCGACGGCATCACCGATCCGCACCTGGTCTACGGCGAGTACCACCGGCATTACGAGCTGCTGGAGGACATCGACGGCACGATCGAGCTGGGGGAGTCGCCACTGGACCCGGTCGCCGACATCGTGGTCCGCCAGCTCAGGTCGATCACCTGGTGCCGACGGCGGACCGTTCAGGTCGGCCGGATCGCCGGGCGGGTGCCGGCGGAGTGGCTGTTGCCGTACGTCCACCAGCGCTACGACGACGTCGCTCTGCTCGCCGCGCCGAGGCCCGAGCCGACGCGGGTGTAG
- the der gene encoding ribosome biogenesis GTPase Der, whose protein sequence is MSEDGTWSDESEWELSDDGFDDDEQALAPPPVVAVVGRPNVGKSTLVNRILGRREAVVQDLPGVTRDRVSYDASWTGRRFVVQDTGGWEPDAKGLQQLVAEQASVAMKTADAVILVVDATVGATSGDEAAARILRRSGKPVFLAANKVDNEKGEADAAALWSLGLGEPHPISAMHGRGVADLLDEVVADLPAQSEVAQATGGPRRVALVGKPNVGKSSLLNRLAGAERSVVHDVAGTTVDPVDSLIELGGKTWRFVDTAGLRRRVGQASGHEFYASVRTHSAIDAAEVVVVLIDASQPLTEQDQRVLTMVIEAGRALVLAFNKWDLVDEDRRYLLDREIDRELAQLQWAPRVNISAKSGRAVQKLVPAMETSLASWDSRISTGQLNTWIKEVVAATPPPVRGGKQPRILFATQATARPPTFVLFTSGFLEAGYRRFLERRLRETFGFEGTPIRINVRVREKRKLKPR, encoded by the coding sequence ATGAGCGAGGACGGCACGTGGTCTGACGAAAGCGAGTGGGAGCTTTCCGACGACGGATTCGACGACGACGAGCAGGCGCTGGCACCGCCACCGGTGGTGGCGGTGGTCGGTCGGCCCAACGTCGGCAAGTCCACGCTGGTCAACCGCATTCTCGGCCGGCGTGAGGCCGTGGTGCAGGACCTGCCGGGGGTGACCCGCGACCGGGTGTCCTACGACGCGTCCTGGACCGGGCGGCGCTTCGTCGTGCAGGACACCGGCGGGTGGGAGCCGGACGCCAAGGGCTTGCAGCAGTTGGTCGCCGAGCAGGCCTCGGTGGCGATGAAGACCGCCGATGCGGTGATCCTGGTCGTCGACGCGACCGTCGGTGCCACCAGTGGTGATGAGGCGGCGGCGCGAATCCTGCGCCGTTCAGGCAAACCGGTGTTCTTGGCGGCCAACAAGGTTGACAACGAGAAGGGTGAAGCCGACGCGGCCGCGTTGTGGTCGCTCGGACTGGGGGAGCCGCACCCGATCAGTGCCATGCACGGTCGCGGGGTGGCGGACCTGCTCGATGAGGTGGTCGCGGATCTGCCTGCGCAGTCCGAGGTCGCTCAGGCCACGGGCGGACCGCGACGGGTGGCGCTGGTGGGCAAGCCCAATGTCGGCAAGAGCTCGCTGCTGAACCGGTTGGCAGGTGCCGAGCGTTCGGTGGTGCACGACGTCGCGGGAACCACGGTGGATCCGGTGGATTCGCTCATCGAATTGGGCGGCAAGACATGGCGTTTCGTCGACACCGCGGGCTTGCGCCGCCGGGTCGGGCAGGCCAGCGGCCACGAGTTCTACGCTTCGGTACGCACCCACAGCGCGATCGATGCGGCCGAAGTGGTCGTCGTGCTGATCGACGCGTCGCAACCGCTGACCGAACAGGACCAGCGCGTCCTGACGATGGTGATCGAAGCGGGGCGGGCGCTGGTCCTGGCATTCAACAAATGGGATCTTGTCGACGAGGACCGGCGCTATCTGCTGGACCGTGAGATCGACCGCGAACTGGCGCAGCTGCAGTGGGCGCCACGGGTGAACATCTCCGCCAAGAGCGGCCGTGCGGTGCAGAAGCTGGTGCCGGCGATGGAGACCTCGCTGGCGTCCTGGGATTCGCGCATCTCGACGGGGCAGCTCAACACGTGGATTAAGGAAGTGGTCGCGGCGACGCCGCCGCCGGTGCGGGGCGGTAAGCAGCCGCGGATCCTGTTCGCCACCCAAGCGACCGCGCGTCCGCCGACGTTTGTGCTGTTCACCAGTGGTTTCTTGGAGGCGGGCTATCGCCGGTTCCTGGAGCGGCGGCTGCGGGAGACCTTCGGTTTCGAGGGCACCCCGATCCGGATCAATGTGCGGGTGCGGGAAAAGCGCAAGCTCAAGCCGCGCTGA
- a CDS encoding amidohydrolase family protein — protein MDRYTVISADCHAGADLLDYRDYLDPGFRDEFDSWTTTYVNPFADLADADAERNWDSDRRNADLDVEGVAGEVIYPNTIPPFFPSSSLAATPPETTRELELRWAGLRAHNRWLADFCSLSPERRAGVGQILLQDLDEAVAEVAQIAKLGLRGGVLLPGIPPGAAIPQLYAEHWEPLWAACADAGLVVNHHGGNAGPSPLDGWGSSFAVWVYETHWFAHRALWHLIFSGVMDRHPDLTVVFTEQGAGWIPATLDSLDVAAARYAREGSAIARFAGPTAGSLSLKPSEFWARQCYVGASFMRPVECAERHEIGVDRIMWGSDYPHLEGTGFFTREALRYTFSGVAPEEVAAMLGGNAAAVYGFDLAALQPLADRIGPTVAEVAEPLAEVPAGASSTVFEPDPIRTW, from the coding sequence ATGGACCGGTATACCGTCATCTCAGCCGACTGCCACGCCGGCGCCGACCTGCTCGACTACCGCGACTATCTCGATCCGGGATTCCGGGACGAATTCGACAGTTGGACAACGACGTACGTCAATCCGTTCGCCGATCTCGCCGACGCCGACGCCGAACGCAACTGGGACAGCGACCGCCGCAACGCCGACCTGGACGTCGAGGGGGTCGCCGGTGAGGTGATCTACCCCAACACCATTCCGCCGTTCTTCCCGTCGTCCAGCCTGGCGGCCACACCACCCGAGACCACCCGTGAGCTCGAGCTGCGCTGGGCCGGGCTGCGTGCACACAATCGCTGGCTGGCCGACTTCTGCTCGCTGTCGCCCGAGCGTCGCGCCGGGGTGGGGCAGATCCTGCTACAGGACCTCGACGAAGCCGTCGCCGAGGTGGCGCAGATCGCCAAACTCGGTCTGCGCGGCGGTGTTCTGCTGCCGGGGATACCGCCCGGGGCGGCCATCCCACAGCTGTACGCCGAGCACTGGGAACCACTGTGGGCGGCGTGCGCCGACGCCGGTCTCGTGGTCAACCACCACGGCGGCAACGCCGGACCCAGCCCCCTCGACGGCTGGGGCAGCTCATTCGCGGTATGGGTGTACGAGACGCACTGGTTCGCGCACCGGGCGCTGTGGCACCTGATCTTCAGCGGTGTGATGGATCGTCACCCGGACCTCACCGTGGTGTTCACCGAGCAAGGTGCCGGGTGGATCCCGGCCACCCTGGACTCCCTCGACGTCGCCGCGGCCCGTTACGCGCGAGAAGGATCCGCCATCGCCCGGTTCGCCGGACCCACCGCGGGCTCCCTGAGCCTCAAGCCCAGCGAGTTCTGGGCCCGCCAATGCTATGTCGGAGCCAGTTTCATGCGGCCGGTCGAATGCGCCGAACGGCACGAGATCGGCGTCGACCGAATCATGTGGGGAAGCGACTACCCGCATCTGGAGGGAACCGGTTTCTTCACCCGAGAAGCGTTGCGCTACACATTCTCCGGCGTGGCACCTGAGGAAGTCGCGGCCATGCTCGGCGGTAACGCGGCGGCCGTCTACGGCTTCGATCTGGCGGCGCTGCAACCCCTGGCCGACCGGATCGGTCCGACGGTGGCCGAGGTCGCCGAACCGCTGGCGGAGGTACCCGCGGGTGCAAGCAGCACCGTTTTCGAGCCCGACCCCATCCGTACCTGGTAA
- the cmk gene encoding (d)CMP kinase, protein MSSCVVAVDGPAGTGKSSVSRGLARALGAHYLDTGAMYRLVTLAILRAHIDLTDADAIAAASDVALSVGSDPDVDRAYLGVEDVSAEIRGDEVTRAVSAVSAVPEVRTRMVALQRELAAEADSVVVEGRDIGTVVLPDADVKIFLTASAETRARRRNDQNVATGLPDDYETVLADVIRRDHLDSTRAVSPLRPAEDAIIVDTSDMTQDQVVASLLDLVEKRSGAMR, encoded by the coding sequence GTGAGTTCATGCGTTGTGGCGGTCGACGGGCCGGCCGGAACCGGAAAGTCTTCGGTGTCACGAGGATTGGCGCGTGCGTTGGGTGCCCACTACCTGGACACCGGTGCGATGTACCGGCTCGTAACGCTGGCGATCTTGCGCGCCCACATCGATTTGACCGACGCGGACGCCATCGCGGCAGCCTCCGATGTGGCGCTGTCGGTGGGTTCTGACCCGGACGTGGACCGGGCTTACCTTGGCGTTGAAGATGTTTCGGCCGAGATTCGGGGCGACGAGGTCACCCGCGCGGTCTCGGCGGTGTCGGCGGTCCCCGAGGTGCGCACCCGGATGGTGGCGCTGCAGCGTGAATTGGCGGCGGAGGCCGACAGTGTCGTGGTCGAAGGCCGTGACATCGGTACGGTCGTGCTGCCGGATGCCGACGTGAAGATCTTTCTGACCGCCTCGGCCGAGACGCGAGCGCGCCGACGCAACGATCAGAACGTCGCGACCGGGCTGCCCGATGACTACGAGACGGTGCTGGCCGATGTGATCCGCCGCGACCACCTCGATTCGACCCGCGCGGTGTCGCCGTTGCGGCCTGCGGAGGACGCGATCATCGTCGACACCAGCGACATGACCCAGGACCAGGTGGTGGCCAGTCTGCTTGATCTGGTCGAAAAGCGAAGTGGTGCAATGCGATGA
- a CDS encoding sulfite exporter TauE/SafE family protein, with translation MIVIVLAGMGAGAINSLVGSGTLITFPTLVTLGFPPVTATMSNAIGLVAGGVSGTWGYRKELRGQWDRLRWQIPASLIGAGIGAFLLLHLPEKVFTQIVPVLLVGALVLVVIGPRIQAYARARAEAAGRSAEHVSPKRMIALVVGTFAVGIYGGYFTAAQGILLIGVMGALLPEDMQRMNAAKNLLSLLVNIVAAVAYTIVAFDRVSWEAAGLIAAGSLVGGWLGAHYGRRLSPNVLRAVIVVVGLIGLYRLLTV, from the coding sequence ATGATCGTGATCGTTCTGGCCGGGATGGGGGCCGGCGCCATCAATTCGCTGGTCGGTTCGGGCACGTTGATCACTTTTCCGACGCTGGTGACCCTCGGTTTCCCGCCCGTGACGGCGACGATGTCGAACGCGATCGGCTTGGTGGCCGGCGGGGTGTCGGGTACCTGGGGGTATCGCAAGGAACTGCGTGGGCAGTGGGATCGGCTGCGCTGGCAGATCCCGGCGTCGCTGATCGGCGCAGGCATCGGGGCGTTTCTGCTGCTGCACCTGCCGGAGAAGGTGTTCACCCAGATCGTTCCGGTGCTGTTGGTCGGCGCCCTGGTGCTGGTGGTGATCGGGCCACGTATTCAGGCCTATGCCCGGGCGCGTGCCGAGGCCGCAGGCCGTTCGGCCGAGCATGTGTCGCCCAAACGGATGATCGCCCTGGTGGTCGGGACATTCGCGGTGGGCATCTACGGCGGATACTTCACCGCCGCGCAGGGCATCCTGCTGATCGGGGTGATGGGCGCGCTGCTGCCCGAGGACATGCAGCGGATGAACGCGGCCAAGAACTTGCTGTCGCTGCTGGTGAACATCGTCGCCGCGGTGGCCTACACCATCGTGGCGTTCGACCGGGTGAGCTGGGAGGCGGCCGGGTTGATCGCCGCCGGATCGCTCGTCGGCGGGTGGCTGGGCGCACACTACGGGCGGCGGCTGTCGCCGAACGTGCTGCGGGCAGTGATCGTGGTGGTCGGGCTGATCGGGTTGTACCGATTGCTCACGGTGTAG
- the scpB gene encoding SMC-Scp complex subunit ScpB — protein MTDDAADIPEVAPGSDSGSDLGIDVALPEMDDDELVRVLEALLLVVDSPVNAETLASVTEQPQDRITATLERMAAALADRDSGIDLRDAGGGWRMYTRARFAPYVERLLLDGSRSKLTRAALETLAVVAYRQPVTRARVSAVRGVNVDAVIRTLVARGLITEAGTDEDSGATTFATTELFLERLGLSSLTDLPDIAPLLPDVDSIDDLSENLDAEPRFAKLAGVSAADPNVSIDVDTDA, from the coding sequence ATGACCGACGACGCAGCCGACATACCCGAGGTCGCCCCTGGGTCCGACTCGGGGTCGGATCTCGGTATCGACGTCGCCCTTCCCGAGATGGACGACGACGAACTGGTCCGGGTGCTGGAGGCGCTGTTGCTGGTCGTGGACTCTCCGGTCAACGCCGAGACGCTCGCGTCGGTGACCGAGCAACCACAGGATCGGATCACCGCCACCCTGGAACGCATGGCGGCAGCGTTGGCGGACCGCGACAGCGGCATCGACCTGCGCGACGCGGGCGGTGGCTGGCGGATGTACACCCGGGCCCGGTTCGCGCCGTATGTGGAGCGGCTGTTGCTGGACGGGTCGCGGTCGAAGCTCACCCGCGCGGCGCTGGAGACGCTGGCCGTGGTCGCCTACCGGCAGCCGGTGACGCGGGCGCGGGTCAGTGCGGTGCGCGGGGTCAACGTCGATGCGGTGATCCGCACGTTGGTGGCGCGCGGGCTGATCACCGAGGCGGGCACCGACGAGGACAGCGGCGCGACCACGTTCGCCACCACCGAGTTGTTCCTCGAGCGGCTCGGGCTGTCGTCACTGACCGATCTTCCCGATATCGCCCCGCTGCTTCCCGACGTCGATTCGATCGACGATCTGAGTGAAAACCTGGATGCCGAACCACGTTTCGCCAAGCTGGCCGGTGTCTCGGCAGCCGATCCGAACGTCTCGATCGATGTGGACACCGATGCCTGA
- a CDS encoding pseudouridine synthase — protein sequence MPEPEGVRLQKILSQAGVASRRVAERMITDGRVEVDGRIVTELGTRVDPANADIRVDGSRIVVDDSMMYLAINKPIGMHSTMSDERGRPCVGDLVEHRVRGNKNLFHVGRLDADTEGLLLLTNDGELAHRLMHPSYEVPKTYLATVTGSVPKGLGKTLRAGIELDDGPVKVDDFAVVDAVPGKTLLRVTLHEGRKRIVRRLLAATGYPVEALVRVSIGEVTLGEQRPGSIRVLTRKEVGDLYKAVGL from the coding sequence ATGCCTGAACCAGAAGGAGTGCGGCTGCAGAAGATCCTGTCGCAGGCAGGAGTGGCCTCGCGGCGGGTGGCCGAGCGGATGATCACCGATGGCCGGGTAGAGGTCGACGGACGCATCGTCACCGAGTTGGGCACCCGGGTCGATCCGGCCAACGCCGACATCAGAGTCGACGGGTCACGGATCGTCGTGGACGACTCGATGATGTACCTGGCGATCAACAAGCCCATCGGAATGCACTCGACGATGTCGGACGAGCGGGGCCGGCCGTGTGTCGGTGATCTGGTGGAGCACCGGGTCCGCGGCAACAAGAACCTCTTTCACGTCGGGCGCCTCGACGCCGATACCGAGGGCCTGTTGCTGCTGACCAACGACGGTGAGTTGGCGCATCGGTTGATGCACCCGTCGTATGAGGTGCCCAAGACGTACCTGGCGACGGTAACCGGCTCGGTGCCAAAGGGTTTGGGTAAGACGCTGCGGGCCGGTATCGAACTGGACGACGGCCCGGTCAAGGTCGACGATTTCGCCGTGGTCGACGCCGTGCCGGGCAAGACGCTGCTGCGGGTGACATTGCATGAGGGACGTAAGCGGATCGTGCGCCGGCTGTTGGCCGCGACGGGCTATCCGGTTGAGGCGCTCGTGCGGGTGAGCATCGGCGAGGTGACGCTCGGTGAACAGCGGCCCGGCAGCATCCGCGTGCTGACGCGCAAGGAAGTCGGCGATCTGTACAAGGCGGTAGGTCTGTGA
- a CDS encoding helix-turn-helix domain-containing protein, whose amino-acid sequence MPPRPSPQTERVVNLFEHLAGEGRDGLTLAEVSRYLSVHKASCHSMLSELLRAGWLLRDPVRKTYHLGPALVRLGREAAGHYPALALARSAMIELSAATGAHCVAFSVGDDHSTVVDQVRSRLGGGHPMPIGTQFPHRPPYGASTVAWAGAGARERWLAALPEDVRDRYRNAIAAAERRGYAVGLHLLPDLRLQELALIVRSAEVRSTRLSELAQALTDELIHQEQWFPLSLDRDRTYEVSHIDSPVLAADSRIALILSLVPSPEPMSGADVIRMGEQLAAAARGLSAALAAESPSQQAT is encoded by the coding sequence ATGCCGCCGCGCCCATCCCCGCAGACCGAGCGGGTCGTGAACCTGTTCGAGCACCTGGCCGGCGAGGGACGCGACGGGCTGACGTTGGCCGAGGTGTCGCGCTATCTGAGTGTTCACAAGGCCAGCTGCCACTCGATGCTCTCGGAACTTCTGCGGGCCGGTTGGCTGCTGCGCGACCCGGTTCGCAAGACGTACCACCTGGGCCCCGCGCTGGTCCGCCTCGGGCGGGAGGCGGCGGGCCACTATCCGGCCCTGGCGCTGGCCCGCTCGGCGATGATCGAACTGTCCGCCGCGACCGGTGCGCACTGCGTCGCCTTCTCGGTCGGCGACGACCATTCCACCGTCGTCGACCAAGTTCGAAGCCGCCTCGGCGGTGGCCATCCGATGCCGATCGGTACGCAGTTCCCGCACCGCCCGCCGTACGGGGCGTCGACGGTGGCGTGGGCCGGGGCGGGCGCGCGGGAGCGGTGGCTGGCCGCGCTGCCGGAAGACGTGCGCGACCGATACCGGAACGCCATCGCCGCCGCCGAACGGCGTGGCTACGCGGTCGGGCTTCATCTGTTGCCCGATCTGCGCCTGCAGGAACTGGCGCTCATCGTCCGTAGTGCCGAGGTCCGTTCCACCCGGCTCAGCGAGCTGGCGCAGGCGCTGACCGACGAGCTGATCCATCAGGAGCAGTGGTTTCCGCTCAGCCTGGACAGGGACCGAACCTACGAGGTGAGCCACATCGACTCGCCGGTCTTGGCTGCGGACTCTCGTATTGCCTTGATCCTGAGCCTTGTTCCGAGTCCCGAGCCGATGAGTGGCGCCGACGTCATCCGGATGGGCGAACAACTCGCCGCGGCTGCCCGCGGACTCAGTGCCGCGCTGGCCGCCGAGTCGCCCTCCCAGCAGGCCACCTGA
- a CDS encoding amidohydrolase family protein: MNNAAPYLIISADTHAELPTERYREYVDPEYREDFEAYLAEKQAAAQAGGFIDEEFAQTWFDEHGEGIAGGWDVAQRDKELDGDGVAGEVIFPDADAVTGVAGAPFGAGLGQSGDLDPGRAMAGARAHNRWLSELCSHSPERRAGVAVIPILADVDAAVAEITRAAEAGLRGGILIPVLWGDYPPYHDRRYDKVWAACQDLQMPVHTHVGPAPSAEYGEHLGIYTTEVRWWGARPLWFALWAGVFERFPALRWGATECGAFWANDLLWLMDTRFLREHSAKKMSRALEGDLTMPPSAYFDRNCFIGATTTERRELARRYEIGVANMLWGNDYPHPEGTWPNTRKWLRHAFWDIPIDETRQMLGLAAAEIYHFDQEALAPLVQRIGPTPDDLGQDDAVSIPKWEAARQAGRHWLTDTEPLADLVEN; this comes from the coding sequence GTGAACAACGCTGCCCCGTACCTGATCATCTCCGCCGACACGCACGCCGAGCTTCCGACCGAGCGGTACCGGGAATATGTCGACCCCGAATACCGGGAGGATTTCGAGGCCTACCTCGCCGAGAAGCAGGCCGCGGCGCAAGCCGGTGGGTTCATCGACGAGGAGTTCGCGCAGACCTGGTTCGACGAGCACGGGGAGGGCATCGCCGGCGGATGGGATGTCGCTCAACGGGATAAGGAACTCGACGGAGACGGGGTGGCCGGCGAGGTCATCTTCCCAGACGCCGATGCAGTCACGGGCGTGGCGGGAGCTCCGTTCGGCGCCGGCCTTGGCCAGTCGGGCGACCTCGACCCCGGCCGGGCGATGGCCGGCGCACGAGCGCACAACCGGTGGCTGTCCGAACTGTGCAGCCACAGTCCGGAGCGGCGCGCCGGAGTCGCGGTGATCCCGATCCTGGCCGATGTCGATGCGGCGGTTGCCGAGATCACCCGAGCCGCCGAAGCCGGTCTGCGAGGCGGAATCCTGATCCCCGTGCTCTGGGGTGACTACCCGCCGTATCACGATCGTCGCTACGACAAGGTCTGGGCCGCTTGCCAGGACCTGCAGATGCCGGTGCACACCCACGTGGGTCCCGCTCCGAGTGCGGAGTACGGCGAGCACTTGGGGATCTACACCACCGAGGTGCGGTGGTGGGGAGCCCGGCCGCTGTGGTTCGCCCTCTGGGCCGGGGTGTTCGAGCGTTTCCCCGCGCTGCGCTGGGGTGCCACCGAGTGCGGTGCGTTCTGGGCCAACGATCTGCTGTGGTTGATGGACACCCGCTTCCTGCGGGAGCATTCGGCGAAGAAGATGAGCCGAGCGCTCGAGGGTGATCTGACCATGCCGCCCTCGGCGTACTTCGACCGGAACTGCTTCATCGGCGCCACCACGACCGAGCGTCGCGAACTGGCTCGGCGTTACGAGATCGGTGTTGCGAACATGCTGTGGGGCAACGACTATCCGCATCCGGAAGGAACCTGGCCGAACACCCGTAAATGGCTGCGGCACGCGTTCTGGGACATCCCCATCGACGAGACCCGGCAGATGCTGGGGCTGGCGGCGGCCGAGATCTACCACTTCGATCAGGAAGCTCTGGCTCCGCTTGTCCAGCGCATCGGTCCGACGCCGGACGACCTCGGGCAGGACGATGCCGTGAGCATTCCGAAGTGGGAGGCGGCGCGGCAGGCCGGCCGGCACTGGCTCACTGATACCGAGCCCCTCGCGGACCTGGTGGAGAACTGA
- a CDS encoding nitroreductase family protein, whose product MSEIPSTDEALANLSMPLLDAMMTQRAIRRVKPDPVDDAIVMKCIELALRAPTGSNGQNWEFIVVKDQRVKDQLGKRYRQPWSIYGALGRRQAANDESMRKILKAVQWQVEHFSEIPVLVVPCLRGGTRVPYVPTPFVGETSYFGSIYPSVQNLLLAARAMGLGASLITMPLWNVTSARRILGLPLSVTPICVVPLGWPRGRYGPTTRRPVEDVVHFDTYGNRGPAT is encoded by the coding sequence ATGAGCGAGATTCCGAGTACCGACGAGGCGCTGGCCAACCTCTCCATGCCCCTGCTCGACGCGATGATGACCCAGCGCGCCATCCGGCGGGTCAAACCCGACCCGGTGGACGACGCCATCGTGATGAAGTGCATCGAGCTCGCACTTCGCGCTCCCACCGGGTCCAACGGTCAGAACTGGGAGTTCATCGTCGTCAAGGACCAACGCGTCAAAGACCAGCTCGGCAAGCGATACCGCCAGCCCTGGTCGATCTACGGCGCTCTCGGCAGACGGCAAGCCGCCAACGACGAGTCGATGCGCAAGATCCTGAAGGCCGTCCAGTGGCAGGTCGAGCACTTCAGCGAGATACCGGTCCTGGTGGTCCCCTGCCTGCGTGGGGGCACCCGCGTGCCGTACGTCCCGACGCCGTTCGTGGGCGAGACGTCGTACTTCGGCTCGATCTACCCCAGCGTGCAGAACCTGCTACTGGCCGCGCGGGCGATGGGACTGGGCGCGTCGCTGATCACCATGCCGCTGTGGAACGTCACCTCGGCGCGCAGAATCCTGGGCCTACCGCTTTCGGTGACGCCGATCTGCGTCGTTCCGCTGGGCTGGCCGCGCGGACGCTACGGCCCGACCACCCGCCGGCCGGTGGAGGACGTCGTCCACTTCGACACGTATGGGAACCGCGGCCCTGCGACCTAG
- a CDS encoding SDR family NAD(P)-dependent oxidoreductase yields MKDLRGAVAVVTGGAGGIGRAMGRRFGQEGMKVVLADVLAEPLDDATRALTDDGIEAIGVVTDVTDYSSVESLARQALDRFGAVHVVCNNAGTGAVSEGYMWEHDLADWRWGIDVNVLGVIHGIKAFVPILLDQGEGHVVNTCSGNGGFAPIARGAMGGPATAVYPMTKAAVLCLTESLYTHLEMTGTGVRAHVLFPGGFLNTGIWESWRHRPQQYAATQERRTEPHTLANVVARFETAGAHVEFTPLETVAAQVVEGLRTDSFWMMGPPAPSDDVVSKKAASIIARGEPDYLVDVLGKHAGQKAETEGGNR; encoded by the coding sequence ATGAAGGACCTACGGGGCGCAGTGGCCGTCGTAACCGGGGGAGCCGGTGGCATCGGACGTGCCATGGGCAGACGCTTCGGCCAAGAAGGCATGAAGGTGGTGCTGGCCGACGTCCTCGCCGAACCGCTGGACGATGCAACCCGGGCGTTGACGGACGACGGCATCGAGGCGATCGGCGTCGTCACCGACGTCACTGACTACTCCTCGGTCGAATCACTGGCCAGGCAGGCTCTCGATCGCTTCGGGGCCGTCCATGTGGTGTGCAACAACGCCGGCACCGGCGCGGTGTCCGAGGGGTACATGTGGGAACACGATCTTGCGGACTGGCGCTGGGGCATCGACGTCAACGTCCTCGGTGTCATCCACGGCATCAAGGCGTTCGTGCCGATCCTGCTCGACCAAGGTGAGGGCCACGTGGTCAACACCTGCTCGGGCAACGGTGGTTTCGCGCCGATCGCCCGCGGTGCGATGGGCGGGCCGGCCACTGCGGTATACCCGATGACCAAGGCGGCCGTGCTGTGCCTGACCGAAAGCCTCTACACCCACCTGGAAATGACCGGGACCGGTGTGCGGGCCCATGTGCTCTTCCCCGGCGGCTTCTTGAACACCGGCATCTGGGAGTCGTGGCGACACCGCCCGCAGCAGTACGCCGCGACCCAGGAACGTCGCACCGAGCCGCACACCCTCGCCAACGTTGTCGCCCGCTTCGAAACAGCCGGTGCCCATGTGGAATTCACGCCACTGGAAACAGTTGCCGCTCAGGTTGTCGAGGGTCTCCGGACGGACAGCTTCTGGATGATGGGGCCACCCGCACCGTCCGATGACGTGGTGAGCAAGAAGGCGGCCTCGATCATCGCGCGAGGCGAACCCGACTACCTGGTCGACGTCCTCGGCAAGCACGCCGGGCAGAAGGCCGAAACTGAAGGAGGAAACCGATGA